A single window of Rhipicephalus microplus isolate Deutch F79 chromosome 5, USDA_Rmic, whole genome shotgun sequence DNA harbors:
- the LOC119173955 gene encoding arylsulfatase B isoform X3 encodes MILILLAFVTPSTVLTIEKPPNMVFILADDVGWADTSLVGGYQIPTPNLDALAANGLLLTQHYTMQTCTPSRAALLTGLYPIRMGMQRDVLLPAQPGGMNLSVPTLAERLKDLGYKTHALGKWHLGYSSIDYTPTRRGFDTFFGYYNTAKYYYFPGLNFDNRCGRDYWDDEQLVTDADGVYDTDLITNRAVDIISKHDTDKPLFMYMASLAAHGETMTRTTDAPERNLAKFPYIGDRNRTLLAGGNVSDLGTIDGLDLWPALSTAKSGSTSAWPRSEFLINMDTASGVSGYRDGNHKLLVFTSSTSNHTNPFNDKALQKHFPVPGGMPGFESEAAAEEYLDLLMKSSLAWKTLEELHVEAPGLPGALDGWRVKAAVRCSPQQSGFNPRGEGRYLFDIESDPCELNDLSSTLPSVTDRLSKKLESYTGAVVPPKPLIVDPMGYPSFNDCVWAPWEHAARTTNRSCPCP; translated from the exons ATGATCCTCATTTTGCTCGCATTTGTGACACCGTCGACGGTTCTTACCATCGAGAAACCTCCCAACATGGTCTTTATTCTAGCGGACGACGTG GGTTGGGCTGACACAAGCCTTGTGGGTGGCTACCAAATCCCCACGCCTAACTTGGACGCACTGGCAGCCAACGGCCTCCTGCTGACGCAGCACTACACAATGCAAACATGTACGCCATCCAGGGCGGCTCTTCTGACAGGCCTCTACCCAATCAGGATGG GTATGCAGCGCGATGTGTTGCTGCCTGCCCAGCCGGGAGGCATGAACCTGAGCGTCCCTACATTAGCCGAACGCCTCAAGGACCTCGGTTACAAGACACACGCTCTGGGAAAA TGGCACCTTGGCTACTCCAGCATCGACTATACTCCCACGAGGCGAGGTTTCGACACTTTCTTCGGCTACTACAACACTGCAAAGTACTACTATTTCCCTGGATTGAATTTC GACAACAGATGTGGCCGTGACTACTGGGACGACGAGCAGCTGGTGACCGATGCGGACGGCGTGTACGACACTGACCTCATCACGAACAGGGCAGTCGACATCATCTCCAAGCACGACACGGACAAG CCGCTGTTCATGTACATGGCTTCCCTGGCGGCGCATGGCGAGACGATGACTCGGACGACCGATGCGCCGGAAAGGAACCTGGCCAAGTTTCCGTACATCGGCGATCGTAACAGGACGCTTCTCGCGG GCGGTAACGTCAGTGACTTAGGCACCATCGACGGCCTCGACCTGTGGCCAGCGCTATCCACGGCGAAAAGCGGCAGTACATCAGCCTGGCCTCGCAGCGAATTCCTCATCAACATGGACACTGCTTCTGGGGTGTCGGGCTACCGCGACGGCAACCACAAGCTCTTAGTATTCACAAGTTCGACGTCCAACCATACGAACCCGTTCAACGACAAGGCACTCCAGAAACACTTCCCGGTACCAGGCGGCATGCCCGGGTTTGAAAgcgaggcggcggcggaggagtaTTTGGACCTGTTGATGAAGTCCTCGCTGGCCTGGAAGACCCTGGAAGAGTTGCACGTTGAGGCACCAGGCCTTCCAGGAGCTTTAGACGGCTGGCGTGTGAAGGCTGCGGTTCGGTGCTCGCCTCAGCAGTCGGGATTCAACCCGCGTGGTGAGGGTCGCTACCTGTTCGACATTGAAAGCGACCCTTGTGAACTCAATGACctctcctccacacttccttcg GTGACGGACAGGTTATCGAAGAAGCTGGAGTCGTACACAGGAGCCGTGGTGCCACCAAAGCCCCTTATCGTGGACCCGATGGGATACCCTTCTTTCAACGACTGCGTCTGGGCACCTTGGGAACATGCCGCCCGGACTACAAATCGCAGCTGTCCCTGTCCTTGA
- the LOC119173955 gene encoding arylsulfatase B isoform X1, with amino-acid sequence MILILLAFVTPSTVLTIEKPPNMVFILADDVGWADTSLVGGYQIPTPNLDALAANGLLLTQHYTMQTCTPSRAALLTGLYPIRMGMQRDVLLPAQPGGMNLSVPTLAERLKDLGYKTHALGKWHLGYSSIDYTPTRRGFDTFFGYYNTAKYYYFPGLNFDNRCGRDYWDDEQLVTDADGVYDTDLITNRAVDIISKHDTDKPLFMYMASLAAHGETMTRTTDAPERNLAKFPYIGDRNRTLLAGTVDALDEAVGRIAEALHSRGMLANSVIVFASDNGGMPRGMCSNTGSNWPLRGVKGTLWEGGIRVPAIVWSPLLLPGTGVVLPRLAHLVDWMPTLYSAAGGNVSDLGTIDGLDLWPALSTAKSGSTSAWPRSEFLINMDTASGVSGYRDGNHKLLVFTSSTSNHTNPFNDKALQKHFPVPGGMPGFESEAAAEEYLDLLMKSSLAWKTLEELHVEAPGLPGALDGWRVKAAVRCSPQQSGFNPRGEGRYLFDIESDPCELNDLSSTLPSVTDRLSKKLESYTGAVVPPKPLIVDPMGYPSFNDCVWAPWEHAARTTNRSCPCP; translated from the exons ATGATCCTCATTTTGCTCGCATTTGTGACACCGTCGACGGTTCTTACCATCGAGAAACCTCCCAACATGGTCTTTATTCTAGCGGACGACGTG GGTTGGGCTGACACAAGCCTTGTGGGTGGCTACCAAATCCCCACGCCTAACTTGGACGCACTGGCAGCCAACGGCCTCCTGCTGACGCAGCACTACACAATGCAAACATGTACGCCATCCAGGGCGGCTCTTCTGACAGGCCTCTACCCAATCAGGATGG GTATGCAGCGCGATGTGTTGCTGCCTGCCCAGCCGGGAGGCATGAACCTGAGCGTCCCTACATTAGCCGAACGCCTCAAGGACCTCGGTTACAAGACACACGCTCTGGGAAAA TGGCACCTTGGCTACTCCAGCATCGACTATACTCCCACGAGGCGAGGTTTCGACACTTTCTTCGGCTACTACAACACTGCAAAGTACTACTATTTCCCTGGATTGAATTTC GACAACAGATGTGGCCGTGACTACTGGGACGACGAGCAGCTGGTGACCGATGCGGACGGCGTGTACGACACTGACCTCATCACGAACAGGGCAGTCGACATCATCTCCAAGCACGACACGGACAAG CCGCTGTTCATGTACATGGCTTCCCTGGCGGCGCATGGCGAGACGATGACTCGGACGACCGATGCGCCGGAAAGGAACCTGGCCAAGTTTCCGTACATCGGCGATCGTAACAGGACGCTTCTCGCGG GTACGGTGGACGCATTGGACGAAGCGGTCGGTCGTATCGCGGAGGCCCTGCACTCTCGTGGTATGCTCGCCAACAGCGTCATAGTGTTCGCCAGTGACAACGGGGGAATGCCGCGGGGCATGTGCTCGAACACGGGCTCCAATTGGCCGTTGCGAGGCGTCAAGGGCACGCTCTGGGAAGGCGGCATTCGCGTACCGGCGATTGTCTGGAGCCCGCTCCTCCTGCCCGGCACCGGCGTCGTTTTGCCTCGACTCGCTCACCTGGTCGACTGGATGCCCACTCTCTACTCGGCTGCCG GCGGTAACGTCAGTGACTTAGGCACCATCGACGGCCTCGACCTGTGGCCAGCGCTATCCACGGCGAAAAGCGGCAGTACATCAGCCTGGCCTCGCAGCGAATTCCTCATCAACATGGACACTGCTTCTGGGGTGTCGGGCTACCGCGACGGCAACCACAAGCTCTTAGTATTCACAAGTTCGACGTCCAACCATACGAACCCGTTCAACGACAAGGCACTCCAGAAACACTTCCCGGTACCAGGCGGCATGCCCGGGTTTGAAAgcgaggcggcggcggaggagtaTTTGGACCTGTTGATGAAGTCCTCGCTGGCCTGGAAGACCCTGGAAGAGTTGCACGTTGAGGCACCAGGCCTTCCAGGAGCTTTAGACGGCTGGCGTGTGAAGGCTGCGGTTCGGTGCTCGCCTCAGCAGTCGGGATTCAACCCGCGTGGTGAGGGTCGCTACCTGTTCGACATTGAAAGCGACCCTTGTGAACTCAATGACctctcctccacacttccttcg GTGACGGACAGGTTATCGAAGAAGCTGGAGTCGTACACAGGAGCCGTGGTGCCACCAAAGCCCCTTATCGTGGACCCGATGGGATACCCTTCTTTCAACGACTGCGTCTGGGCACCTTGGGAACATGCCGCCCGGACTACAAATCGCAGCTGTCCCTGTCCTTGA
- the LOC142817220 gene encoding serine/threonine-protein kinase haspin-like, with protein MSYAGVPLDQIELENPLQLWSVLHQVALTLAVAEAALRFEHRALWLRRVFVKRHELAESSSRFSIGGRNHVMPTWGVGVSVAGGASARLADGARRIYRTVENDFHDNVERAVRFTNRNMEEIVRNDWRGFHPLTNLLWVHHVTKELRRRYERKFGSFMDDIESVTWSRIGDWEEQLCEHASLAEFVEKQCMSSFLKDSRDRHTDVITTAP; from the exons ATGTCGTACGCTGGCGTTCCACTCGACCAGATCGAG CTAGAGAACCCTCTGCAGCTCTGGAGCGTATTGCACCAGGTGGCGCTGACTCTGGCCGTGGCCGAAGCAGCGCTCCGGTTCGAACACCGCGCCCTCTGGCTGCGCCGCGTGTTCGTCAAGCGCCACGAGCTCGCCGAATCGAGCAGCCGCTTCAGCATCGGCGGCCGTAACCACGTCATGCCCACGTGGGGCGTGGGGGTGTCCGTGGCGGGAGGCGCCTCGGCTCGTCTCGCCGATG GTGCCAGACGAATCTACAGGACGGTCGAAAACGACTTCCACGATAACGTTGAGCGCGCAGTTCGGTTCACGAACAGGAACATGGAAGAAATAGTAAG GAACGACTGGCGCGGTTTCCACCCACTCACCAACCTTCTCTGGGTGCATCACGTGACGAAGGAGCTGCGTCGACGCTACGAGCGCAAATTCGGCAGCTTCATGGACGACATTGAGTCAGTGACCTGGTCTAGGATTGGCGACTGGGAGGAGCAGCTCTGCGAGCACGCGTCGCTGGCTGAGTTCGTCGAGAAACAATGCATGTCGTCCTTCCTGAAGGACTCTCGAGACCGGCACACCGATGTCATAACGACGGCACCGTGA
- the LOC119173955 gene encoding arylsulfatase B isoform X2, whose amino-acid sequence MQRDVLLPAQPGGMNLSVPTLAERLKDLGYKTHALGKWHLGYSSIDYTPTRRGFDTFFGYYNTAKYYYFPGLNFDNRCGRDYWDDEQLVTDADGVYDTDLITNRAVDIISKHDTDKPLFMYMASLAAHGETMTRTTDAPERNLAKFPYIGDRNRTLLAGTVDALDEAVGRIAEALHSRGMLANSVIVFASDNGGMPRGMCSNTGSNWPLRGVKGTLWEGGIRVPAIVWSPLLLPGTGVVLPRLAHLVDWMPTLYSAAGGNVSDLGTIDGLDLWPALSTAKSGSTSAWPRSEFLINMDTASGVSGYRDGNHKLLVFTSSTSNHTNPFNDKALQKHFPVPGGMPGFESEAAAEEYLDLLMKSSLAWKTLEELHVEAPGLPGALDGWRVKAAVRCSPQQSGFNPRGEGRYLFDIESDPCELNDLSSTLPSVTDRLSKKLESYTGAVVPPKPLIVDPMGYPSFNDCVWAPWEHAARTTNRSCPCP is encoded by the exons ATGCAGCGCGATGTGTTGCTGCCTGCCCAGCCGGGAGGCATGAACCTGAGCGTCCCTACATTAGCCGAACGCCTCAAGGACCTCGGTTACAAGACACACGCTCTGGGAAAA TGGCACCTTGGCTACTCCAGCATCGACTATACTCCCACGAGGCGAGGTTTCGACACTTTCTTCGGCTACTACAACACTGCAAAGTACTACTATTTCCCTGGATTGAATTTC GACAACAGATGTGGCCGTGACTACTGGGACGACGAGCAGCTGGTGACCGATGCGGACGGCGTGTACGACACTGACCTCATCACGAACAGGGCAGTCGACATCATCTCCAAGCACGACACGGACAAG CCGCTGTTCATGTACATGGCTTCCCTGGCGGCGCATGGCGAGACGATGACTCGGACGACCGATGCGCCGGAAAGGAACCTGGCCAAGTTTCCGTACATCGGCGATCGTAACAGGACGCTTCTCGCGG GTACGGTGGACGCATTGGACGAAGCGGTCGGTCGTATCGCGGAGGCCCTGCACTCTCGTGGTATGCTCGCCAACAGCGTCATAGTGTTCGCCAGTGACAACGGGGGAATGCCGCGGGGCATGTGCTCGAACACGGGCTCCAATTGGCCGTTGCGAGGCGTCAAGGGCACGCTCTGGGAAGGCGGCATTCGCGTACCGGCGATTGTCTGGAGCCCGCTCCTCCTGCCCGGCACCGGCGTCGTTTTGCCTCGACTCGCTCACCTGGTCGACTGGATGCCCACTCTCTACTCGGCTGCCG GCGGTAACGTCAGTGACTTAGGCACCATCGACGGCCTCGACCTGTGGCCAGCGCTATCCACGGCGAAAAGCGGCAGTACATCAGCCTGGCCTCGCAGCGAATTCCTCATCAACATGGACACTGCTTCTGGGGTGTCGGGCTACCGCGACGGCAACCACAAGCTCTTAGTATTCACAAGTTCGACGTCCAACCATACGAACCCGTTCAACGACAAGGCACTCCAGAAACACTTCCCGGTACCAGGCGGCATGCCCGGGTTTGAAAgcgaggcggcggcggaggagtaTTTGGACCTGTTGATGAAGTCCTCGCTGGCCTGGAAGACCCTGGAAGAGTTGCACGTTGAGGCACCAGGCCTTCCAGGAGCTTTAGACGGCTGGCGTGTGAAGGCTGCGGTTCGGTGCTCGCCTCAGCAGTCGGGATTCAACCCGCGTGGTGAGGGTCGCTACCTGTTCGACATTGAAAGCGACCCTTGTGAACTCAATGACctctcctccacacttccttcg GTGACGGACAGGTTATCGAAGAAGCTGGAGTCGTACACAGGAGCCGTGGTGCCACCAAAGCCCCTTATCGTGGACCCGATGGGATACCCTTCTTTCAACGACTGCGTCTGGGCACCTTGGGAACATGCCGCCCGGACTACAAATCGCAGCTGTCCCTGTCCTTGA